A DNA window from Leptospira langatensis contains the following coding sequences:
- a CDS encoding TfoX/Sxy family protein, with protein MSSFLTHVQDRLKVCGPLTYKNMFGGYGVYSGSQIFAMVIKDHLYFRVGPSNQAEYEASGMAPFSYSGKDGKIVRVSYWEVPEEILEDDEDLIFWFRKSLAEANKAASLKKKTPSKKKVSRSIAQVAKRLSPKKKAVKKKTSKLVSKKKTSKKPNAKKAAKKKVASKKKRSR; from the coding sequence ATGAGTTCTTTTCTAACGCATGTGCAGGACAGGCTGAAGGTTTGCGGTCCATTAACGTATAAAAATATGTTCGGCGGATACGGAGTATATTCCGGTTCCCAAATCTTTGCCATGGTCATCAAGGACCATCTCTACTTTCGAGTGGGGCCCAGTAACCAGGCCGAATACGAAGCCTCAGGCATGGCTCCCTTCTCTTATTCCGGTAAGGATGGCAAGATCGTTCGTGTTTCCTATTGGGAAGTTCCGGAAGAAATATTAGAAGATGATGAAGATCTGATCTTTTGGTTCCGAAAGTCTCTCGCAGAAGCGAATAAAGCTGCTTCTTTAAAGAAGAAGACTCCGTCCAAGAAAAAGGTCTCGAGATCCATCGCTCAGGTTGCAAAACGACTTTCTCCTAAGAAAAAAGCGGTTAAGAAGAAAACCTCTAAGCTTGTTTCTAAAAAGAAAACAAGCAAAAAGCCTAACGCTAAGAAAGCTGCAAAGAAGAAGGTCGCTTCTAAAAAGAAAAGATCCCGCTGA
- a CDS encoding TolC family protein, which yields MRFLVRSLSFAILLLFGWVTILTYPTFSETLPNRDLDLRSIMDLAEKNSPLLTALHSDLESLFYKRRQEGKTQNPSVLMDYGRRTAASEAGPEYALQIEQPIYFPGRKELKQLLVDNDSKIKEIQQIEAFNSIRLSSLKFAYKYLVAAEKRNHVKERLRRLSLIENYIRARPFFTPQAKTDLFIIETKILALRKHFNDLELGAAKDFESMNLYLRLDSIPTLRIPYFRDGVKFQFDEIQKKAVSQNPSVLAARGELEKARTELRLANLEKYPDYTVMSQVGEDRSGVANRFYDFGLKFRIPVWDQFQNKVAAAETNLKSKQDRLTYQETLINTSFKQSYLDYEQSKMNLKLYGLNQLDRIDKDLNFADLEFKKGRIQLVSYLELENQLHETHHAILDAQMSHVETLLSLLYIINEKDILGVLGNASQTFEYQPK from the coding sequence GTGAGGTTTCTCGTGCGTTCTCTCTCTTTTGCAATTTTATTATTATTCGGTTGGGTGACGATCCTAACGTATCCTACATTTTCGGAGACTCTTCCCAATCGGGATCTGGATCTGCGTTCCATCATGGATCTTGCGGAAAAGAATTCTCCCCTTCTTACCGCATTGCATTCGGATCTGGAGTCTCTCTTCTACAAAAGAAGGCAGGAAGGGAAAACACAAAACCCATCCGTCTTGATGGATTATGGTAGGAGGACTGCCGCGTCGGAAGCCGGTCCCGAATACGCTCTGCAAATAGAACAGCCCATCTATTTTCCGGGCAGAAAGGAATTGAAACAACTTTTGGTGGATAACGATTCCAAGATCAAAGAGATCCAGCAGATCGAGGCATTTAATTCTATCCGTTTGAGCTCTTTAAAATTCGCGTATAAGTATTTGGTCGCGGCGGAGAAGAGAAATCATGTGAAGGAACGTTTGCGTAGATTGTCCCTGATAGAGAATTATATCAGGGCAAGGCCGTTCTTCACTCCTCAGGCAAAAACGGATCTGTTCATTATAGAGACCAAGATCCTCGCTCTCAGAAAACATTTTAACGATCTGGAGCTGGGAGCCGCCAAGGACTTCGAATCCATGAATTTGTATCTAAGATTGGATTCAATCCCTACTTTACGAATTCCTTATTTTAGGGACGGAGTAAAATTCCAATTCGACGAGATCCAAAAGAAAGCGGTCTCTCAAAATCCTTCCGTTCTTGCGGCAAGAGGAGAATTGGAGAAGGCGAGAACGGAGCTTCGCTTGGCGAATTTGGAAAAGTATCCGGACTATACTGTCATGAGCCAGGTCGGAGAAGACCGTTCCGGGGTCGCCAACCGTTTCTACGATTTCGGTCTGAAATTCAGGATCCCTGTTTGGGACCAGTTCCAGAACAAGGTGGCCGCGGCGGAGACCAACTTGAAGTCAAAACAAGATCGACTTACATATCAAGAAACTCTAATCAATACTTCCTTTAAGCAATCCTATCTGGATTACGAACAATCTAAAATGAATTTGAAATTATACGGACTGAACCAGTTGGATCGGATCGATAAGGATCTGAATTTCGCCGACCTTGAATTCAAGAAAGGAAGGATCCAACTCGTCAGCTATCTGGAATTAGAGAACCAATTGCACGAGACCCACCACGCCATTTTGGACGCACAAATGAGCCATGTGGAAACCTTATTGAGCCTGCTTTATATCATTAACGAAAAAGACATCTTAGGAGTTTTAGGAAATGCTAGCCAGACTTTTGAATATCAGCCTAAATAA
- a CDS encoding efflux RND transporter permease subunit: MLARLLNISLNNPFLSVGVVSFLFLFSFYSMKEVPIDAVPDITNAQVIVTTDTGSLDPEQVEKVVTFPLETELMGLPHLIDVRSVSKFGLSNISLIFKEGTDIYQARAMVLERISSAKDKLPKGLSPSIVPNTTGLGEIFFYSVEAKPDSKLSRLPEADRLLYLRTVQDYTVRPQLKALVPGIVEVDSNGGYEKEIHIDLNPTKMKKWGISIDQLVKELSTVGESFGGGFIENNGKISIVRAYGLKKNLNELSTIAVRRSLVGVPIRVSDIAQVNEHGSLRLGGASSNGKEIVLGTALMLRGENSFRVNEDLNQAVKKLSLPEDVTVRVLLERSFLIESTIQTVVKNLAEGAVLVILTLFLILLNLRASLIVALIIPGSMLLASICMRMFGISANLMSLGAIDFGLLVDASIVITENVLTKFESGKFKNNQEKRQAILDSSVEVLKPVSFGILIIMLVYVPILTLDGIPGRMFRPMAETVLLALGFSLLLAVFFLPPLLYFFLSPESVASHKKNKDNKIVIWYSKYLPKLLEQPGKIVLYSLLFFAVSLLIYFRMGTVFLPKLMEGDLMLVVVREGNTGIEESLKEQKELELLLKQMPEVDSVFSRIGTSSVANDPMGPFNADTFVILKKDSLSGLMKNKETWDDFLNKILKQVHERFPESELTLSQPLEARFNELLEGSRADISVRILGKDLNVLLELQEKLKDTLGKIPGAAEVELDPIMALRNSSVIDITPDSTKLKYYNISFPSFNSVVESSMSGFELGGFYEEEVRFPIIIRLAEEFRNRESELGDINVGTEDGGTIPIKLLGSIQKKEKVMTISRNKSRRFVAVSVNLRGRDLEGFYKEAQEKVSTLEIPQGYSIFWGGQIENLSKAKEKLSVIVPATLVMIFTILYLGLRSVKQALLVFFCVPFALTGGIWFLFLRGMDLSVSAFVGCIALSGIAVLNGLVKLATIDRIREEGKLSVRDAVLQGATSRIRPVIMTALVASLGFLPMAFGSGLGSEVQKPLATVVIGGIFSSTILTLVLLPVFYYWLEKE, from the coding sequence ATGCTAGCCAGACTTTTGAATATCAGCCTAAATAATCCGTTCTTATCCGTAGGAGTAGTTTCCTTCTTATTCCTTTTCTCTTTCTATTCGATGAAAGAGGTCCCTATAGACGCGGTACCCGATATTACGAATGCGCAGGTCATAGTTACCACGGACACTGGCTCCTTGGATCCGGAACAAGTGGAGAAGGTGGTGACCTTTCCTTTGGAAACGGAGCTTATGGGACTTCCTCATTTGATCGACGTTCGCTCCGTATCTAAATTCGGTTTATCTAATATTTCTCTTATCTTCAAGGAAGGAACGGATATCTATCAGGCTCGAGCCATGGTCTTAGAGAGGATTTCCAGCGCGAAGGATAAACTCCCGAAAGGACTTTCTCCCTCTATTGTTCCGAATACCACAGGGCTCGGTGAGATCTTTTTCTATTCCGTCGAGGCAAAGCCCGACTCCAAATTGTCCCGTCTTCCGGAAGCGGACAGGCTTCTGTATCTTCGGACCGTCCAAGATTATACGGTCCGTCCTCAACTAAAGGCCTTGGTCCCCGGGATCGTAGAAGTGGATTCCAACGGAGGATATGAGAAAGAGATCCATATAGATCTGAATCCTACCAAAATGAAAAAATGGGGGATTTCCATAGACCAACTCGTAAAGGAACTATCCACCGTCGGAGAAAGTTTCGGCGGAGGCTTCATCGAGAATAACGGGAAGATCTCCATCGTACGAGCGTACGGCTTAAAGAAGAATCTAAACGAACTCTCTACAATCGCAGTCAGACGTTCCTTGGTGGGAGTTCCGATCCGGGTATCGGACATCGCTCAAGTGAACGAACACGGAAGCCTACGTTTAGGCGGAGCGAGCTCCAACGGAAAAGAGATCGTGCTCGGTACAGCTCTCATGTTGAGAGGAGAGAATAGCTTCCGGGTCAATGAGGACTTAAACCAAGCAGTAAAAAAACTAAGCCTCCCCGAAGACGTAACCGTTCGAGTCCTATTAGAAAGATCCTTTCTGATAGAATCCACCATCCAAACAGTCGTAAAGAATCTGGCAGAAGGAGCGGTCCTAGTGATCCTGACCCTTTTTCTAATCCTGCTGAATCTTCGTGCGTCACTCATCGTTGCATTGATCATTCCCGGCTCCATGCTTCTTGCTTCCATATGCATGAGAATGTTCGGGATCTCCGCCAACTTAATGAGCCTAGGCGCCATCGATTTCGGGTTACTAGTGGATGCTTCTATCGTGATCACGGAGAACGTCTTAACTAAATTCGAGTCCGGAAAATTTAAGAATAACCAGGAGAAGAGACAAGCAATCTTGGATTCCTCTGTGGAAGTATTGAAGCCTGTGTCCTTCGGGATACTGATCATCATGCTGGTTTATGTGCCAATCTTAACTCTGGATGGGATCCCTGGTAGAATGTTCCGTCCTATGGCGGAGACGGTCCTTCTCGCGCTCGGGTTCAGCTTACTCCTCGCGGTCTTCTTCCTTCCCCCTTTATTGTATTTCTTTCTTTCTCCGGAAAGCGTAGCCTCCCACAAGAAGAATAAGGATAATAAGATCGTAATATGGTATTCCAAATACCTTCCTAAGCTTTTGGAACAACCCGGCAAGATCGTTTTGTATTCTCTTCTATTCTTCGCGGTCTCGCTTCTTATCTATTTTAGAATGGGAACGGTTTTCCTACCGAAGCTGATGGAAGGGGACCTCATGCTCGTGGTAGTGAGAGAAGGAAATACAGGAATAGAGGAAAGCCTAAAGGAACAAAAGGAACTGGAACTTCTTCTGAAACAAATGCCGGAGGTGGACAGCGTATTCTCTCGGATCGGGACGAGCTCAGTGGCGAACGATCCTATGGGGCCTTTCAATGCGGATACATTCGTCATTCTCAAAAAGGATTCCCTTTCCGGTCTGATGAAAAATAAGGAAACCTGGGACGATTTCTTGAATAAGATCCTAAAACAGGTCCACGAAAGATTTCCTGAATCGGAACTCACCTTAAGCCAACCCTTAGAAGCCAGATTCAACGAATTATTGGAAGGAAGTCGGGCCGATATCAGCGTTCGGATCCTAGGAAAGGACCTGAATGTTCTATTAGAATTACAGGAAAAACTAAAGGATACATTGGGCAAGATACCGGGAGCCGCGGAAGTGGAATTGGATCCGATCATGGCCTTACGGAATTCCAGTGTGATCGATATCACTCCGGATTCAACTAAATTAAAATATTATAATATATCCTTCCCTTCCTTCAATTCGGTAGTGGAAAGTTCCATGAGCGGATTCGAGTTGGGAGGATTCTACGAAGAGGAAGTGCGCTTCCCGATTATAATACGCCTTGCCGAGGAATTCAGGAATCGCGAGTCGGAATTGGGAGATATTAATGTAGGGACCGAGGACGGAGGAACCATTCCCATTAAACTCTTAGGTTCCATCCAAAAGAAAGAAAAGGTAATGACCATCTCCCGGAACAAATCCAGAAGATTTGTCGCAGTCTCCGTAAACCTAAGAGGGCGCGACTTGGAAGGATTTTATAAGGAAGCGCAAGAGAAGGTCTCCACCCTAGAGATCCCGCAAGGCTATTCCATCTTTTGGGGAGGGCAGATCGAGAACCTATCCAAGGCAAAAGAAAAACTCTCCGTCATCGTGCCGGCCACCTTGGTCATGATCTTTACGATCCTATACTTGGGCCTGCGATCCGTGAAACAGGCGCTTCTGGTTTTCTTCTGTGTTCCATTCGCGCTAACCGGAGGGATATGGTTCTTATTCTTGCGGGGAATGGACCTTAGCGTTTCCGCATTCGTGGGCTGCATTGCACTCTCGGGGATCGCGGTCCTGAACGGACTCGTGAAATTAGCCACCATAGATAGGATCCGAGAAGAAGGAAAACTCTCCGTCCGGGATGCAGTATTACAGGGAGCGACGAGTCGGATCCGACCGGTCATCATGACGGCACTGGTTGCTTCCCTAGGATTCTTGCCGATGGCGTTCGGGAGCGGCTTAGGATCGGAGGTGCAAAAGCCTTTAGCCACAGTGGTGATCGGAGGGATCTTCTCTTCTACCATCCTGACCCTTGTCCTTTTGCCTGTATTCTATTACTGGCTAGAAAAAGAATAG
- a CDS encoding proline dehydrogenase family protein: MKATKENTSPPSSSEPFDLDAKILEQGKELFRLSDTFESGPFSSYNLFSKSLLFMENRPNLKLQSFRFADLFPSLNSLSLIARYIRLYFVETPTELPKWIVGLLSISLSNPISGSLIAFFARVGIKFVARFFILGRTFDSERGKILSRYKSGICATIDILGEAVLSEKEAERYSKEYLLLLEEISKDKELSKIREQVFTNEPVGNVSVKCSSLYSQLDPLAHDSSVQNLKEKLRPILSSAVSKNIFINLDMEQYETKEIILDTALQIFSEPEFAEYPHFGLVIQAYLRSSQADLARIIEYSKKRKYPLTIRLVKGAYWEYEMIQAAQKGWQAPVFLKKSDTDRNYEECISLLLRSYPNIRPAFASHNIRSLSCAFVHAEGSSVPKDFFEVQMLYGMGDSYKKAIRHLGIAVREYSPIGEVIPGMAYLVRRLLENSTNEGFLKNINANKKDREHLLYLENRS, translated from the coding sequence ATGAAAGCGACCAAAGAGAATACTTCCCCTCCAAGTTCTTCCGAACCTTTCGATCTGGATGCAAAGATCCTCGAACAAGGAAAGGAACTTTTTCGTTTAAGCGATACATTCGAGTCCGGACCTTTTAGTTCCTATAATCTGTTTTCCAAAAGTCTTTTATTCATGGAGAATAGACCGAACCTAAAATTACAATCCTTTCGATTCGCAGATCTATTCCCAAGCCTCAATTCTCTTTCTTTGATCGCAAGATATATCCGCTTATACTTCGTAGAGACTCCCACCGAATTACCAAAATGGATCGTGGGACTACTCTCAATTTCCTTATCCAATCCAATTAGCGGAAGCTTAATAGCGTTCTTCGCGAGAGTGGGGATCAAATTCGTAGCCAGATTCTTTATATTAGGAAGGACCTTCGATTCCGAAAGAGGAAAGATCCTCTCCAGATATAAGAGCGGGATCTGCGCCACCATTGATATCTTAGGAGAGGCGGTGCTCTCCGAAAAAGAAGCCGAAAGATATAGCAAAGAATATTTGTTATTATTAGAAGAGATCTCCAAGGACAAGGAATTGTCCAAGATCAGGGAGCAAGTATTCACGAACGAACCGGTGGGCAATGTTTCCGTAAAATGCTCCTCTCTGTATTCCCAATTGGATCCGCTCGCTCACGATTCTTCCGTTCAAAATCTAAAAGAAAAACTCAGGCCAATCCTTAGCTCCGCTGTTTCCAAGAATATATTCATCAATCTGGATATGGAACAGTATGAAACGAAAGAGATCATCTTGGACACGGCTCTTCAAATCTTTTCCGAACCGGAATTTGCGGAGTATCCCCATTTCGGACTGGTAATCCAGGCTTACTTGAGATCCTCTCAAGCGGATCTGGCCAGGATCATAGAATATTCCAAAAAACGAAAATACCCTCTTACGATCCGACTCGTTAAGGGAGCATATTGGGAATACGAAATGATCCAAGCCGCCCAGAAAGGCTGGCAAGCACCGGTATTCCTCAAGAAATCGGACACGGACCGAAACTATGAGGAATGCATTTCCCTTCTTCTCAGATCCTATCCGAACATCCGACCTGCATTCGCTTCTCATAATATACGAAGTCTCTCCTGCGCCTTCGTTCACGCAGAGGGATCTTCCGTGCCCAAGGACTTCTTCGAAGTGCAGATGTTGTACGGGATGGGAGATTCTTATAAAAAAGCGATCCGGCATCTTGGGATCGCCGTGAGAGAATATTCGCCGATCGGGGAAGTAATCCCAGGGATGGCCTATCTAGTTCGTAGACTCTTGGAGAATTCCACAAACGAAGGCTTTTTAAAGAATATCAACGCTAATAAGAAGGACAGAGAACATCTTCTTTATTTGGAGAATAGATCGTAA
- a CDS encoding aldehyde dehydrogenase family protein, producing the protein MNTDQNHNGFHNEPLRDFSKQEERISLEKEFASLKKELPIQVHPIISGKKKETSAAIPWFNPANKSEKVADLYYASIKDAEEAAQAAHQYSETWKRENPNTRIQVLRKAAEILRAQKARLTALISLEVGKGVKDIDAEIAEAIDFCEFYAQEAELLFHPRQRNLPGEENTYSYIPRGTSLVVAPWNFPLAILCGMTVAPLVTGNTVLMKPAEQSSAIAFELYNILLQAGAPSSALHFLPGRGEEIGAYLVRHPLVHTINFTGSRAVGLGMIREAASQDTKFVKKVIAEMGGKNAIIVDEDADLDEAVLGSVHSAFGFQGQKCSALSRLILLESNYETFKKRFIEALQSLKCGSPQDPSVKIGPVIDSESKERLDKLAQEFSPKIASRRTVSEEVKQNGNFVDAIIFESEDPNSPLGQTEFFGPYVTLFKAKTFENAIEIANNVDYALTGGLFSRNPKHIQYAKEKFEVGNLYINRGITGAIVDRQPFGGYKLSGVGAKAGGPDYLRQFLEPISITENTMRRGFIPET; encoded by the coding sequence ATGAATACGGATCAAAATCACAACGGCTTTCATAATGAACCACTGAGGGATTTCTCCAAACAGGAAGAAAGGATCTCTCTTGAAAAAGAGTTCGCATCTCTCAAAAAGGAACTTCCGATCCAGGTACATCCTATTATCTCAGGAAAGAAGAAGGAAACATCCGCTGCCATCCCTTGGTTCAACCCGGCCAACAAATCGGAAAAGGTAGCGGACCTATATTATGCTTCCATAAAGGATGCGGAAGAAGCGGCACAGGCTGCTCATCAGTATTCCGAAACTTGGAAAAGAGAGAATCCGAATACAAGGATCCAAGTTCTAAGGAAGGCCGCAGAGATCTTGCGTGCTCAAAAAGCAAGATTGACCGCTCTTATTTCCCTGGAAGTCGGAAAAGGAGTAAAGGACATAGATGCGGAGATCGCAGAAGCGATCGACTTTTGCGAATTCTATGCGCAAGAAGCGGAGTTGCTCTTTCATCCCCGCCAAAGAAACCTTCCCGGAGAGGAGAATACATACTCTTACATCCCGAGAGGAACGAGTCTGGTAGTCGCTCCCTGGAATTTCCCTTTGGCGATCTTATGCGGAATGACCGTGGCCCCTTTAGTAACGGGAAATACGGTCCTCATGAAACCTGCAGAACAATCCTCCGCAATTGCATTCGAACTATATAATATACTTCTGCAAGCAGGCGCCCCTTCTTCCGCTCTTCATTTCCTTCCAGGAAGAGGAGAAGAGATCGGAGCCTATTTAGTAAGACATCCTCTTGTCCACACGATCAACTTCACCGGCTCGAGAGCGGTCGGGCTCGGAATGATCCGAGAAGCCGCGAGCCAAGACACAAAATTCGTAAAGAAAGTGATCGCAGAGATGGGGGGAAAGAACGCAATCATCGTGGATGAAGACGCGGATCTGGACGAAGCAGTACTCGGTTCCGTGCATTCCGCATTCGGATTCCAAGGACAAAAATGCAGCGCATTGTCCAGACTGATCCTTCTCGAATCCAATTATGAGACATTCAAGAAGAGATTTATAGAAGCTTTGCAATCCTTGAAATGCGGCTCTCCCCAAGATCCTTCCGTAAAGATAGGACCTGTGATCGACTCAGAATCCAAAGAAAGATTGGATAAACTCGCACAAGAATTCTCTCCAAAGATCGCAAGTCGCAGGACCGTCTCGGAGGAAGTAAAACAGAACGGAAATTTCGTAGACGCAATTATCTTCGAGAGCGAGGATCCGAACTCACCTTTGGGACAAACGGAATTTTTCGGACCCTATGTAACCCTATTCAAGGCCAAAACCTTCGAGAATGCAATTGAAATAGCAAATAACGTAGATTATGCGCTGACTGGGGGCTTATTTTCCCGAAATCCGAAGCATATACAATATGCCAAAGAAAAATTTGAAGTAGGAAATCTATACATCAACAGAGGGATCACAGGAGCGATCGTGGACAGACAACCATTCGGGGGATACAAACTTTCCGGAGTGGGCGCCAAGGCAGGAGGTCCGGATTATCTCAGACAGTTCTTAGAGCCGATCAGCATCACCGAGAACACGATGAGAAGGGGATTTATTCCGGAGACATAG
- a CDS encoding alpha/beta fold hydrolase, with protein sequence MSLESDKAIERLRQSETFYQEIHESGNKTTQPIHWVSTGCKDPKKNKILVFIHGSPGNWVNYLRYLQDPRLLEKYCMFSVDRPGFGKSEGAAADVDRQAQRISDSLSEVIRKRGKSDRLVLLGHSYGGPVAARMASLEGNTFSHLALLAAALDPESEEVHWYNTLAATKIGSWLLPQEWQHSNAEMLPLKGQLQALVPVWKNIKAKTILIQGEEDGLVDPSNASFVEKQFPEQARVKIYLLPKEGHFLPWKNYDLIHKILMEIADEK encoded by the coding sequence ATGAGCTTAGAAAGCGATAAGGCGATCGAGAGACTACGCCAATCCGAAACATTCTACCAAGAAATACATGAATCGGGAAATAAAACGACTCAACCGATCCACTGGGTCAGCACAGGGTGCAAGGATCCGAAAAAAAATAAGATACTAGTCTTCATTCACGGCTCCCCTGGAAATTGGGTGAACTATCTGCGATACTTGCAAGATCCTCGACTATTAGAAAAATATTGTATGTTTAGCGTGGATCGTCCGGGGTTCGGAAAATCGGAAGGAGCAGCTGCGGATGTAGATCGACAGGCGCAAAGGATATCGGATTCCTTAAGCGAAGTGATCCGCAAGCGAGGGAAATCAGATCGCCTCGTATTGTTAGGGCATTCTTACGGAGGACCGGTAGCCGCAAGGATGGCGTCCTTAGAAGGAAATACGTTCAGTCATCTAGCGTTACTAGCAGCGGCCTTGGATCCGGAAAGCGAAGAAGTCCACTGGTATAACACATTGGCGGCGACAAAGATTGGCTCCTGGCTCTTGCCGCAAGAATGGCAACATAGCAACGCGGAAATGCTCCCTCTCAAAGGACAATTACAAGCCTTGGTCCCCGTCTGGAAGAATATTAAGGCCAAGACAATCCTGATCCAAGGAGAAGAAGACGGCCTCGTGGATCCGAGTAATGCTTCTTTCGTAGAGAAACAATTTCCGGAACAAGCCCGAGTAAAGATCTATCTTCTGCCAAAAGAAGGACATTTCCTGCCATGGAAGAACTACGATCTAATTCATAAAATCCTAATGGAGATAGCGGACGAAAAATAA
- a CDS encoding DUF2182 domain-containing protein — translation MQSIGKDLKGRWNREKSILFGMVFIVICFSWAAMYDMSWMSWFGGPSCHSKDMNFWPWVATNVTMWILMMVAMMLPSFLQSVSVFVKIKEGEVNRETKNKRSYLAGFSLVSGYLSAWTIYSIFGTGIQFLLIRTEFLSEGLAFRGTMASGILLLIAGVFQFSGWKEKCLTACRSPLGFFLTSWQNGFIGAFRMGWKLGVDCVVCCFLLMALMFVGGLMSILWMIGLTALILAEKLLEGFLPIRKFAGIIFLAWGMFLLFFVRYLH, via the coding sequence ATGCAAAGTATTGGCAAAGACCTAAAAGGTAGGTGGAATAGAGAGAAGAGCATCTTATTCGGGATGGTCTTTATCGTGATCTGTTTCTCTTGGGCGGCAATGTACGATATGTCTTGGATGAGTTGGTTCGGGGGTCCTTCTTGCCATTCCAAAGATATGAACTTTTGGCCATGGGTTGCGACTAACGTTACTATGTGGATTCTGATGATGGTTGCGATGATGCTTCCTTCTTTCCTGCAATCTGTTTCGGTCTTCGTAAAGATAAAGGAAGGGGAAGTAAATCGAGAAACTAAAAATAAGCGCTCTTATTTAGCAGGGTTCTCGCTCGTCTCGGGATACTTAAGTGCTTGGACAATTTATTCCATTTTCGGCACTGGGATCCAATTTTTGTTGATCCGAACGGAATTTCTTTCCGAAGGCTTGGCATTTCGAGGAACGATGGCTAGCGGGATCTTACTATTGATCGCCGGAGTTTTTCAATTCAGCGGTTGGAAAGAAAAATGCCTAACGGCTTGCAGGTCCCCTTTGGGATTTTTTCTAACTTCTTGGCAAAACGGTTTCATTGGTGCATTTAGAATGGGTTGGAAATTGGGAGTGGATTGCGTCGTCTGCTGTTTCTTATTAATGGCTTTGATGTTCGTTGGCGGATTGATGAGCATTCTATGGATGATCGGGCTTACTGCCTTGATATTAGCGGAAAAGCTCCTAGAAGGATTTCTGCCCATCCGAAAGTTTGCTGGGATAATTTTCCTAGCTTGGGGAATGTTTCTTTTATTTTTCGTCCGCTATCTCCATTAG
- a CDS encoding DUF1326 domain-containing protein, with protein sequence MSKGENWNLEGDYFEHCSCEALCPCLLSVYQAEPTYGDCQTLVAYHISEGNFKGIQLNDLNVAMLIWVPGKMADGSYSLGLYVDERASEEQFDSLHLIFSGEMGGPPANIRSLTTEFLGTKRVPIRYESKGDKSRSLEIPDLASVRLEAFRGHRGRTVWIDNVAHLSQRIAPGKTVHAEVKDYRFQWSNPGKNGFLGPFHWKG encoded by the coding sequence ATGAGCAAAGGAGAGAACTGGAATTTAGAAGGGGATTATTTCGAGCACTGCAGCTGCGAGGCTCTTTGCCCTTGTCTTCTCAGTGTTTATCAGGCGGAACCTACGTATGGTGATTGCCAAACATTGGTGGCTTATCATATCTCTGAAGGGAATTTTAAAGGGATCCAGTTGAATGATCTGAATGTGGCGATGCTCATTTGGGTCCCGGGTAAGATGGCCGATGGATCTTATAGTCTAGGGTTATATGTAGATGAAAGGGCAAGCGAGGAGCAGTTTGATTCTCTCCATCTGATTTTTTCTGGAGAGATGGGAGGCCCTCCTGCAAATATTAGATCTCTTACCACAGAATTCTTAGGAACCAAGCGAGTTCCTATTCGATATGAATCTAAAGGTGATAAGTCTAGGAGTTTGGAGATTCCGGATTTGGCTTCCGTTCGATTGGAAGCTTTTCGGGGCCATAGAGGGAGGACGGTATGGATCGATAACGTCGCTCATCTTTCCCAAAGGATCGCTCCGGGAAAGACGGTCCATGCCGAAGTAAAAGACTATCGTTTTCAATGGAGCAATCCCGGAAAGAACGGATTCCTGGGACCTTTTCACTGGAAAGGTTGA